The following coding sequences are from one Hymenobacter sp. DG25A window:
- a CDS encoding peptidylprolyl isomerase: MRRRILLTGAVAAVLLAGCQTSKTPSSAKQPVLETLGTHEVPASEFAYVYRKNNSGTPEAGTKASVAEYLDLYTNFKLKVLEAESRGLDTTQAFQRELDGYKQQLAQPYLTEKSVTDQLVREAYDRLSKEISAAHILVRIAPDADPKDTLVAYQKALALRQRVTGGEDFSKVAAETSEDPSAKENGGRLGYFTALQMVYPFETAAYKTPVGQVSQPVRTRYGYHIIKVTDSRPAQGEVKVAHLMIRATPGMPAADSVTAKKKIDALYSRLKRGENWEKLVSQFSEDGGSATNGGELPPFGTGRMIPSFEEAAFKLQKPGDLSAPVQTPYGWHIIKLIGKQTLPSFTDMEPMLKSKVAKDSRSELNREAFLKRIRTENQFTENKAAVDYAFSKADTSLTNGHFKYTAPATGAKPAKGKVNDETPLFTIKGKPYATKDFLMYVQQNQRARPGADARHTMQLLYDEYVNQSLTDFEKANLEQKYEDYRMLVREYRDGILLFQLMDEKVWSKAVEDTAGLQKFFNDHQASYQWEPRVQATVISAASPQLLSRAQQLLAAGKYPVKRGLPTSAAFKTGTTTLTKAGQDALDRLAISLNNDTAITVRVVGQIKRGEAANLAQRRATRVVDYLKSKQVGAQQLSVAVAPRPVASSVQFDISTTILSGLEEALNEQNPLAVKAEQRGYPKGDSKVVDSLPQKPGTYNAQLDGRYYFVRIEQVLPAGPKTLAEARGQATADYQNFLEKQWIAELRAKYPVTINQAEVDKLVTK, encoded by the coding sequence ATGCGCAGACGCATTCTTTTGACCGGGGCAGTTGCCGCGGTACTGCTGGCCGGTTGCCAGACGTCCAAGACTCCTTCTTCCGCCAAACAGCCTGTTCTGGAAACCCTGGGCACGCATGAAGTGCCCGCTTCGGAATTTGCCTACGTGTACCGCAAAAACAACAGCGGTACGCCTGAGGCCGGTACCAAGGCCAGCGTAGCCGAGTATCTGGACCTCTATACCAACTTCAAGCTGAAGGTGCTGGAAGCCGAAAGCCGCGGCCTGGACACCACCCAGGCCTTTCAGCGCGAGCTGGACGGCTACAAGCAGCAGCTGGCCCAGCCCTACCTCACCGAGAAAAGCGTAACCGACCAACTGGTGCGCGAAGCCTACGACCGGCTGAGCAAGGAAATCAGTGCGGCGCATATTCTGGTGCGCATTGCCCCGGATGCCGACCCCAAAGACACGCTGGTAGCCTACCAGAAAGCCCTGGCCCTGCGCCAGCGCGTGACAGGCGGTGAAGATTTTTCGAAAGTAGCAGCCGAGACGTCGGAAGACCCTTCGGCGAAGGAAAACGGCGGCCGCCTGGGCTACTTTACGGCCCTGCAAATGGTGTATCCGTTTGAAACCGCGGCGTATAAAACGCCCGTGGGCCAGGTGTCGCAGCCGGTGCGCACGCGCTACGGCTACCATATTATTAAAGTAACCGATTCGCGGCCGGCGCAGGGCGAAGTTAAAGTAGCCCACCTCATGATTCGGGCCACGCCCGGCATGCCGGCTGCCGACTCTGTAACGGCTAAAAAGAAGATTGATGCCCTGTACAGCCGTTTGAAGCGCGGCGAGAACTGGGAGAAGCTGGTAAGTCAGTTCTCTGAGGATGGCGGCTCCGCCACCAATGGCGGCGAGTTGCCTCCCTTTGGTACCGGCCGCATGATTCCCAGCTTTGAAGAAGCCGCTTTCAAGCTGCAGAAGCCCGGAGATTTGTCGGCGCCGGTGCAAACGCCCTACGGCTGGCACATCATCAAGCTCATCGGCAAGCAAACGCTGCCCAGCTTCACGGATATGGAGCCCATGCTGAAAAGCAAAGTGGCCAAAGACTCCCGCTCAGAGCTGAACCGCGAAGCTTTCCTCAAGCGCATCCGCACCGAAAATCAGTTTACGGAAAATAAAGCCGCCGTAGACTACGCCTTCAGCAAGGCCGATACCTCCCTCACCAACGGCCATTTCAAATACACCGCCCCGGCAACTGGCGCCAAGCCGGCCAAAGGCAAAGTGAACGATGAAACACCGCTATTCACCATCAAAGGCAAGCCGTACGCTACCAAGGATTTCCTGATGTACGTGCAGCAGAACCAGCGCGCCCGCCCCGGCGCCGATGCCCGCCACACCATGCAGCTGCTCTACGATGAGTATGTAAACCAGAGCCTGACCGACTTTGAGAAGGCTAACCTGGAGCAGAAATATGAAGACTACCGCATGCTGGTGCGTGAGTACCGCGACGGTATTCTCCTTTTCCAGCTGATGGATGAGAAAGTATGGTCGAAGGCCGTGGAAGACACCGCCGGCCTGCAGAAGTTCTTCAACGACCACCAGGCCAGCTACCAGTGGGAGCCCCGCGTGCAGGCCACGGTTATCAGCGCCGCCTCGCCGCAGCTGCTCAGCCGTGCCCAGCAGCTGCTGGCGGCCGGCAAATACCCCGTAAAGCGCGGCCTGCCCACCAGCGCAGCCTTTAAAACCGGCACTACTACCCTTACCAAAGCCGGCCAGGACGCCCTGGACCGCCTGGCCATCAGCCTGAATAACGACACCGCTATTACCGTGCGCGTAGTAGGCCAGATCAAGCGCGGTGAAGCTGCCAACCTGGCCCAGCGCCGTGCTACCCGCGTGGTAGATTACCTGAAGAGCAAGCAGGTAGGCGCCCAGCAGCTGAGTGTAGCCGTGGCCCCGCGCCCCGTAGCCAGCAGCGTGCAGTTCGATATTAGCACCACCATTCTGAGCGGTCTGGAAGAAGCTTTGAACGAACAGAACCCGCTGGCCGTGAAAGCCGAGCAGCGCGGCTACCCCAAAGGCGACAGCAAAGTGGTGGACAGCCTGCCGCAAAAGCCCGGTACCTACAATGCCCAGCTGGATGGCCGCTACTATTTTGTGCGCATTGAGCAGGTGCTGCCCGCCGGCCCCAAAACCCTGGCCGAAGCCCGCGGCCAGGCCACGGCCGATTACCAGAACTTCCTCGAAAAACAGTGGATTGCCGAACTGCGAGCCAAGTACCCGGTTACGATAAACCAAGCCGAGGTAGACAAGCTGGTTACGAAGTAA
- a CDS encoding AAA family ATPase, translating to MPFASDKEAADALAQSYQTLRQEIGKVIIGQDEVVRLVLTAVFSQGHCLLVGVPGLAKTLLIQTIADSLDLSFNRIQFTPDLMPSDIVGSETLTQQRDFQFVKGPIFANIVLADEINRTPPKTQAALLESMQEYAVTVAGQRYPLSRPFFVLATQNPIEQEGTYPLPEAQLDRFMFNIQLDYPSYEAELQIVKNTTSDHKPTVRKVLHADEIQAFQHLVRRVPVADNVVEYAVSLVHRTRPNTERGAARATQLLEWGAGPRASQHLIVGAKCNALLNGKYSPDIEDVKAVALPILRHRLVRNFKAEAEGISVEQIVKEIL from the coding sequence ATGCCATTCGCCTCCGATAAAGAAGCCGCCGATGCGCTGGCCCAGTCCTATCAAACGCTGCGTCAGGAAATCGGCAAAGTCATTATCGGGCAGGATGAGGTGGTGCGGCTGGTGCTCACGGCCGTGTTTTCGCAGGGCCACTGCCTGCTGGTAGGCGTACCGGGCCTGGCCAAAACGCTGCTCATCCAAACCATTGCCGACTCGCTGGATTTGTCGTTCAACCGCATCCAGTTCACGCCGGACTTGATGCCTTCTGACATTGTGGGCTCCGAAACGCTCACGCAGCAGCGGGATTTTCAGTTTGTGAAAGGGCCGATTTTCGCCAACATCGTACTGGCCGACGAAATCAACCGCACGCCGCCCAAAACCCAGGCCGCGCTGCTGGAAAGCATGCAGGAGTACGCCGTAACCGTGGCCGGGCAGCGCTACCCGCTCAGCCGCCCGTTCTTTGTGCTGGCCACCCAGAACCCCATTGAGCAGGAAGGCACCTACCCCCTGCCCGAAGCCCAGCTGGACCGTTTCATGTTCAACATTCAGCTGGACTACCCCAGCTATGAGGCGGAGCTGCAGATTGTAAAAAACACCACTTCCGACCACAAGCCTACTGTACGGAAAGTGCTGCACGCCGACGAGATTCAGGCGTTTCAGCACTTGGTGCGCCGCGTGCCCGTAGCCGATAACGTGGTGGAATACGCCGTAAGCCTGGTCCACCGCACCCGCCCGAACACCGAACGGGGTGCAGCCCGCGCCACCCAGCTTCTGGAGTGGGGTGCCGGCCCCCGGGCCTCGCAGCACCTCATTGTAGGTGCCAAGTGCAACGCCCTGCTCAACGGCAAATATTCCCCCGACATTGAAGACGTAAAAGCGGTAGCCCTGCCCATTCTGCGCCACCGCCTGGTACGCAACTTCAAAGCCGAAGCCGAAGGCATTTCGGTGGAGCAAATCGTAAAAGAAATCCTTTAA
- a CDS encoding peptidylprolyl isomerase → MIDFFGSSARVVLLVAGLLAGTTATSYAQLGVSRNAAPRQVIDGIIVKVDNQIVLRSDLENIYLQEQAQANGKPLSPNIKCEILQSIVLNKLMLAKAETDSVVVEDSRVRDELDRRMNYFVQQIGSEKKLEEYYNKPIRVLKEELRAQVKEQLVTQEMQKIIAGKVTVTPREVRQYFERTPKDSLPYYSTEVEIGQIVKLAKTNTKAKQETITKLNDIRARIVAGEDFATLAKQYSEDPGSGKEGGYLGFFKRKELVPEYEAAALRLEPGQISPVVESQFGFHIIQLIERKGDSFSTRHILLKPSTGTADVNEAADALNKVRARILGDSITFAKAAKDVSDDKLSGANGGLLQNQQTGTTYLPLDKLDPAIFFTIDTMKVGSITKPLPYRTDDGKDAMRIIWLKSNTPPHQANLNDDYQKIAQAALTEKKNKALDDWFLKNRGNVFIEVDPEYAGCKLLQPLN, encoded by the coding sequence ATGATTGATTTTTTTGGTTCGTCGGCCCGTGTGGTCCTTTTGGTGGCCGGTTTATTGGCGGGCACCACTGCCACTAGCTACGCGCAGCTGGGTGTTTCCCGCAACGCCGCCCCCCGCCAGGTGATTGATGGCATTATTGTGAAGGTGGACAACCAGATTGTGCTGCGCTCTGACCTAGAGAATATTTACCTGCAGGAACAGGCGCAGGCCAACGGCAAGCCACTTTCGCCCAACATCAAATGCGAGATTCTGCAGAGCATTGTGCTGAATAAGCTGATGCTGGCTAAGGCCGAGACGGACTCCGTAGTGGTAGAAGACAGCCGCGTGCGCGACGAGCTGGACCGCCGCATGAACTACTTCGTGCAGCAGATTGGCTCGGAAAAGAAGCTGGAGGAGTACTACAACAAGCCCATCCGCGTGCTGAAAGAAGAGCTGCGCGCCCAGGTAAAGGAGCAGCTGGTTACCCAGGAAATGCAGAAGATTATTGCGGGCAAAGTAACCGTGACGCCCCGCGAGGTGCGCCAGTATTTTGAGCGCACGCCCAAAGACAGCCTGCCTTACTACTCCACGGAGGTAGAAATCGGGCAGATTGTGAAGCTGGCCAAAACCAACACCAAGGCCAAGCAGGAAACCATTACCAAGCTCAACGACATCCGGGCCCGCATTGTGGCCGGTGAGGATTTTGCCACGCTGGCCAAGCAATATTCCGAAGACCCGGGCTCCGGCAAGGAAGGCGGCTACCTGGGCTTTTTCAAGCGTAAGGAATTGGTGCCCGAATATGAGGCCGCCGCCCTGCGCCTGGAGCCCGGTCAGATTTCGCCGGTAGTAGAGTCGCAGTTTGGCTTTCACATTATTCAGCTGATTGAGCGGAAGGGGGACAGCTTCTCCACCCGCCACATTCTGCTGAAGCCCAGCACCGGCACGGCCGACGTGAACGAAGCCGCCGACGCCCTGAACAAAGTGCGCGCCCGCATCCTGGGGGACAGCATTACGTTTGCCAAAGCCGCCAAAGATGTTTCCGACGACAAACTTTCCGGCGCCAACGGCGGCCTGCTGCAGAATCAGCAGACCGGCACCACGTACCTGCCCCTGGATAAGCTGGACCCTGCTATCTTCTTTACCATTGATACCATGAAGGTGGGCAGCATTACCAAGCCCCTACCCTACCGCACCGACGACGGCAAGGACGCCATGCGCATCATCTGGCTGAAGTCGAACACCCCGCCTCACCAGGCCAACCTCAACGACGACTACCAGAAAATAGCCCAGGCTGCTCTCACCGAGAAGAAAAACAAGGCCCTGGACGACTGGTTCCTCAAAAACCGGGGCAACGTGTTTATTGAAGTTGATCCGGAATACGCCGGCTGCAAGCTGCTGCAACCCCTCAATTAA
- a CDS encoding ATP-binding protein — protein MKNAIRISCNRSNLKVVRDFVSGYLVDYGQNAVQVNQIILAIDEVVANLIIHANAEDANQYLDIRLDMHNKTFTIELRDQGISYSPTTYLEPDLLEHIRTGKKGGVGMTLVNRIMDRVEFTHSGNYNICRLYKTLA, from the coding sequence ATGAAGAACGCAATCCGAATCAGTTGCAACCGAAGCAATCTGAAAGTGGTGCGCGACTTCGTGTCCGGGTACTTAGTGGACTACGGCCAGAATGCCGTGCAGGTAAACCAGATTATTCTGGCCATAGACGAGGTAGTAGCCAACCTGATTATTCATGCCAACGCCGAAGATGCCAATCAGTACCTGGACATCCGGCTGGACATGCACAACAAAACCTTCACCATTGAGCTGCGCGACCAGGGCATTTCATACTCGCCCACCACTTATCTGGAGCCAGACCTGCTGGAGCATATCCGCACCGGCAAGAAAGGCGGGGTGGGCATGACGCTGGTCAACCGCATCATGGATCGGGTGGAGTTTACCCACAGCGGCAACTATAATATCTGCCGCCTGTACAAGACGCTGGCCTGA
- a CDS encoding GNAT family N-acetyltransferase: MLPLNTARLELRPYRPSDALPFFQLLDENRQRLQPAFPSRVAAVQTLADAQQVLDAFMDDWRSGQLYVFGMWEQATARYIGDISLKPNWAAKVTAEISYYLDAGAEGKGYAREAVRGTLAFGFNTVRADRLLIRCRANNPRSCAVAESVGFQLLPPRHRAWTMRPLRTDVIQYFLFKREDMPASLA; encoded by the coding sequence ATGTTGCCGCTCAATACAGCGCGGCTGGAGTTGCGGCCCTACCGGCCCAGCGACGCCCTACCCTTCTTTCAGCTTTTGGATGAAAACCGCCAGCGCCTGCAGCCTGCTTTTCCCTCCCGGGTAGCGGCGGTACAAACGCTGGCCGATGCCCAACAGGTGCTGGATGCCTTCATGGATGACTGGCGCAGCGGGCAGCTCTATGTATTTGGTATGTGGGAGCAGGCCACCGCCCGCTACATCGGCGACATCAGCCTGAAGCCCAATTGGGCGGCCAAGGTCACGGCGGAAATCAGCTATTACCTGGATGCCGGCGCGGAAGGCAAAGGCTACGCCCGCGAAGCCGTGCGTGGCACCCTGGCCTTTGGTTTTAATACCGTGCGCGCCGACCGGCTCCTGATCCGGTGCCGCGCCAATAACCCCCGCAGCTGCGCCGTGGCTGAGTCGGTGGGCTTTCAGCTACTGCCCCCGCGCCACCGTGCCTGGACCATGCGGCCCCTGCGCACCGATGTTATTCAGTACTTCCTCTTCAAGCGCGAGGACATGCCGGCTTCCCTGGCTTAG
- a CDS encoding SDR family NAD(P)-dependent oxidoreductase encodes MIRRLENKVAIVTGGGSGIGEAVAKRFAKEGAAVVVAGFAEDPVREVVEEILQTGGRAVAFTGDISLLATAEACVQLAVREYGRLDILINNAGVFPATATLDEYPVEAFEYMIKNNIYSAFMMSRAALPELQKTRGNIVSAGSESGQMGLANNTPYGGTKGFIHSFMKGVAVEQAPQGVRANCVCPGPIDTAWTHKETGPMTSKMEKGLISGTPMGRRGTTEEVANVYLFLASDEASYVTGSLYFVDGGTTVSKGPHGDDVPSNLKQEPAGHLDVQHAKEGHTKIRPQDAGTMVAQ; translated from the coding sequence ATGATCAGACGACTGGAAAATAAAGTGGCTATTGTAACCGGCGGTGGCTCCGGTATTGGCGAGGCCGTGGCCAAGCGCTTTGCAAAAGAAGGTGCCGCCGTGGTGGTGGCCGGCTTCGCCGAAGACCCTGTGCGCGAAGTAGTAGAAGAAATACTACAGACTGGTGGCCGGGCCGTTGCCTTTACCGGTGACATTTCCCTGCTGGCTACCGCTGAGGCCTGCGTGCAGCTGGCCGTGCGCGAGTATGGTCGTTTGGATATCCTGATCAACAATGCCGGTGTGTTTCCTGCCACGGCTACCCTGGATGAATATCCGGTGGAGGCGTTTGAGTATATGATCAAAAACAACATCTACTCCGCCTTCATGATGAGCCGCGCCGCCCTGCCGGAGCTGCAGAAAACGCGCGGCAACATTGTTTCAGCGGGTTCGGAGTCGGGCCAGATGGGCCTGGCCAACAACACGCCGTATGGCGGCACCAAAGGCTTTATTCACTCCTTTATGAAAGGCGTAGCCGTAGAGCAGGCGCCCCAGGGCGTGCGTGCCAACTGCGTCTGCCCCGGCCCCATCGATACGGCCTGGACGCACAAGGAAACCGGCCCTATGACGTCTAAAATGGAGAAAGGTCTGATTTCCGGTACACCCATGGGCCGCCGCGGCACTACCGAGGAAGTGGCCAACGTGTACCTGTTTCTGGCCTCTGATGAAGCCAGCTACGTAACCGGCTCCCTGTACTTTGTAGATGGCGGCACCACCGTTTCCAAAGGCCCCCACGGCGACGATGTGCCCAGCAACCTGAAACAGGAGCCCGCTGGCCACTTAGACGTGCAGCACGCTAAGGAAGGTCACACCAAAATCCGCCCGCAGGATGCCGGTACTATGGTAGCGCAGTAA
- a CDS encoding STAS domain-containing protein, giving the protein MKITQQTSENTLTLTLDGELDASSSVLLDTELSQPDILNNKKVLIDCQRLNYISSAGLGVFISHLQRFQDAGVKLAFFNMQEKVHNVFEILGLDSLMTIVPSEAEAVAL; this is encoded by the coding sequence ATGAAAATAACTCAACAGACTTCGGAAAATACCCTCACGCTTACCCTGGACGGAGAACTGGATGCCAGCTCATCTGTTCTGCTGGATACGGAGCTCTCCCAGCCTGACATTCTCAATAACAAAAAGGTGCTGATTGACTGTCAGCGGCTGAATTACATTTCTTCGGCCGGCCTGGGCGTATTTATCTCGCATCTGCAGCGTTTTCAGGATGCCGGCGTGAAACTGGCTTTCTTTAACATGCAGGAGAAGGTGCACAACGTATTCGAAATTCTGGGGCTGGATAGTCTGATGACTATTGTACCATCGGAAGCCGAGGCAGTTGCCTTATAA